From the Leptotrichia sp. oral taxon 221 genome, one window contains:
- a CDS encoding AAA family ATPase, which translates to MKNSKKTKLPIGVSNFKDIIEKNYYYFDKTKFIENILEDGSQVKLFTRPRRFGKTLNMSMLKYFFDVKNKDENRKLFEGLNISKSEYFDMQGNFPVISVSFKKYQEKDWKNGFDMIKDIISGLYDEFEFVKEKLSTRKKKKFDSILMEEANLANWKNSLADLSNYLYDFYGKKVIVLIDEYDQPIINSYIEGYYDETIDFFKSFYGSVLKDNEYLEMGVMTGILRVAKENIFSGLNNIKVHSILNERFTEYFGVLENEVETSLKDFGLEYDLSDVQKWYNGYLFGETKVYNPWSIINFLDEKKLGAYWVNTSENSLIKLYLQKMKKEIFDDFSKLLNEENISKIINDNVTFGNLEANFEKNFWNLFFHSGYLTLAEKYDAMKKVVSVKIPNKEILEMFSDMFIEVYFKNTGIFLDMTDALTNGDISNFKKYLKEILLENTGIFDVSGTYKEQFYHGLMLGLILILKNEYEITSNNFAGKGRYDLLLKPKNILEGKEGIIIELKIVNGTENLSNDKIHEKLEKECEVALNQIDEKGYSSVLKNAGIEKVLKIGIAFLGKEFEVKFEK; encoded by the coding sequence ATGAAGAACAGCAAAAAAACAAAACTGCCAATCGGAGTATCTAATTTTAAAGACATTATTGAAAAAAATTACTATTATTTTGATAAAACAAAATTTATAGAAAATATTTTAGAAGATGGCTCTCAGGTGAAGTTGTTTACTCGTCCTAGAAGATTTGGAAAAACATTGAATATGTCGATGTTAAAGTACTTTTTTGATGTTAAGAATAAAGATGAGAATAGGAAACTGTTTGAAGGGTTGAATATTTCTAAAAGTGAGTATTTTGACATGCAAGGGAATTTTCCTGTGATTTCGGTTTCGTTTAAGAAATATCAGGAAAAAGATTGGAAAAATGGATTTGATATGATTAAAGATATTATTTCTGGCTTGTATGATGAATTTGAGTTTGTGAAGGAAAAACTTAGCACAAGAAAAAAGAAAAAGTTTGATTCAATTTTGATGGAGGAAGCTAATCTTGCTAATTGGAAAAATTCGTTGGCAGATTTATCAAATTATTTGTATGATTTTTATGGAAAAAAAGTGATTGTTTTAATAGATGAATATGACCAGCCGATAATAAATTCCTATATTGAGGGATATTACGATGAAACTATTGATTTTTTCAAAAGTTTTTATGGATCTGTTTTGAAGGATAACGAATATCTTGAAATGGGAGTTATGACTGGGATTTTGAGGGTTGCCAAGGAAAATATTTTTTCTGGGTTGAATAATATTAAAGTTCACAGTATTCTTAATGAACGATTTACAGAATACTTCGGAGTTTTAGAAAATGAAGTTGAAACTTCTTTAAAAGATTTTGGATTAGAGTATGACTTATCAGATGTTCAAAAATGGTACAATGGTTACTTATTTGGTGAAACGAAAGTTTACAATCCATGGTCGATTATTAATTTTTTAGACGAGAAAAAATTAGGAGCTTATTGGGTAAATACGAGTGAAAATAGTTTGATTAAATTGTATTTACAAAAAATGAAGAAAGAAATATTTGATGATTTTTCTAAACTTTTAAATGAAGAGAATATTTCAAAAATTATCAATGATAATGTGACTTTCGGAAATTTAGAAGCTAATTTTGAGAAAAATTTTTGGAATTTATTTTTTCACAGTGGTTATTTGACTCTAGCAGAAAAATATGATGCAATGAAGAAAGTTGTCAGTGTAAAAATTCCCAATAAAGAAATTTTAGAAATGTTTTCGGATATGTTTATTGAAGTATATTTTAAAAATACTGGAATTTTTTTGGATATGACTGATGCACTTACAAATGGCGATATTTCAAATTTCAAAAAATATCTAAAAGAAATTTTATTGGAAAATACTGGAATATTTGATGTGAGTGGAACTTACAAAGAGCAATTTTATCACGGATTGATGTTAGGATTGATTTTAATTTTGAAAAATGAATACGAAATTACATCGAATAATTTTGCGGGAAAAGGAAGATATGATTTACTTTTAAAACCTAAAAATATTTTGGAAGGAAAAGAAGGAATTATTATTGAATTGAAAATTGTTAATGGGACAGAAAATTTAAGTAATGATAAAATTCATGAAAAACTTGAAAAGGAATGTGAAGTTGCGTTAAATCAAATTGATGAGAAAGGATATAGTTCTGTTTTGAAAAATGCTGGGATTGAGAAAGTCTTGAAAATTGGGATTGCATTTTTGGGGAAAGAATTTGAGGTGAAGTTTGAAAAATAG
- a CDS encoding formate--tetrahydrofolate ligase has product MTDIEIAQKAKMERINVIAEKIGLTEDDYEQYGKYKAKVSLEVLEKNKDKKDGKLILVTAITPTPPGEGKSTVTVGLTQAFNKLGYNSIAALREPSLGPVFGMKGGATGGGMSQVVPMEDINLHFTGDLHAISAAHNLVSACIDNHLNHGNELDIDVNNISWKRVVDMNDRALRDIVIGIGGRLNGIPRQSSFQITVASEIMAIFCLATSISDLKERIGEIVFGYNRKGEVLKVKDLKIEGAVTALLKDAIKPNLVQTLENTPVFIHGGPFANIAHGCNSVLATKMALKLSDYAITEAGFAADLGAEKFLDIKSRKANLDPNTIVIVATVRALKHHGGDKDLKTENIETLKKGLVNLERHIESMQKYNVPVVVAINKFITDTDAEVQVIRDYCKELGVEVALCEIWEKGGEGGKELVEKVLSAIDENEKSETKFKPLYDLDLTVQEKVEKIAKEIYGADGVNFTTKALNNIKKYVELGYDKLPICVSKTQKSLSDDPKLLGRPTGFKITINEVRLSAGAGFLVAMAGTIIDMPGLPKKPSAELIDVDEHGVISGLF; this is encoded by the coding sequence ATGACAGATATAGAAATAGCTCAAAAGGCGAAAATGGAAAGAATTAATGTTATTGCGGAAAAAATAGGACTTACAGAGGATGATTATGAACAATATGGAAAATATAAGGCAAAAGTTAGCTTGGAAGTACTAGAAAAAAATAAAGATAAAAAAGATGGGAAATTAATCTTAGTGACAGCAATCACTCCAACACCTCCAGGTGAAGGGAAATCAACAGTAACAGTTGGATTAACACAAGCATTTAATAAACTTGGATATAATTCAATAGCGGCGTTAAGAGAACCATCATTAGGACCAGTTTTTGGAATGAAAGGTGGAGCAACTGGAGGGGGAATGTCACAAGTTGTACCAATGGAAGATATAAACTTGCATTTTACTGGTGATTTACATGCGATATCAGCGGCTCATAACTTAGTTTCAGCTTGTATTGATAATCATTTGAATCATGGAAATGAATTGGATATTGATGTGAATAATATTTCTTGGAAACGTGTAGTTGATATGAATGATAGAGCATTGAGAGATATTGTTATTGGAATAGGTGGAAGATTAAATGGAATTCCTAGACAGTCTTCATTCCAAATTACAGTGGCGTCTGAAATTATGGCAATTTTCTGTTTAGCAACTTCAATTTCTGATTTGAAAGAAAGAATTGGAGAAATTGTATTTGGGTACAATAGAAAAGGTGAGGTTTTAAAAGTAAAAGACTTGAAAATAGAAGGTGCAGTTACTGCATTGTTAAAAGATGCAATAAAACCTAATTTAGTTCAAACTTTAGAAAATACACCTGTATTTATTCATGGAGGGCCTTTTGCGAACATTGCTCATGGATGTAACTCAGTGTTAGCAACAAAAATGGCTTTGAAATTATCAGATTATGCAATTACAGAAGCAGGATTTGCAGCAGATTTAGGTGCTGAGAAATTTTTAGATATAAAATCAAGAAAAGCAAATTTAGATCCAAATACAATTGTTATCGTTGCAACTGTTAGAGCTTTGAAACATCACGGTGGAGATAAAGACTTGAAAACTGAAAATATTGAAACATTGAAAAAAGGATTGGTTAACCTTGAAAGACATATTGAAAGTATGCAAAAATATAATGTTCCAGTAGTTGTTGCAATTAATAAATTTATTACTGATACTGATGCTGAAGTTCAAGTGATTAGAGATTATTGCAAAGAATTAGGTGTAGAAGTAGCTTTATGTGAAATCTGGGAAAAAGGTGGAGAAGGTGGAAAAGAATTAGTTGAAAAAGTTTTATCAGCAATTGATGAAAATGAAAAATCTGAAACTAAATTCAAACCATTATACGATTTAGATTTAACTGTTCAAGAAAAAGTAGAAAAAATTGCAAAAGAAATTTACGGAGCTGATGGAGTAAACTTTACAACTAAAGCATTAAATAATATTAAAAAATACGTAGAATTAGGATATGACAAATTGCCAATCTGTGTATCAAAAACACAAAAATCATTATCTGACGACCCTAAATTGTTAGGAAGACCAACAGGATTTAAAATAACAATTAATGAAGTTAGATTATCAGCAGGAGCAGGTTTCTTAGTAGCAATGGCAGGAACAATCATTGATATGCCAGGATTACCTAAAAAACCATCAGCTGAATTAATAGATGTTGATGAACATGGAGTAATTTCTGGGTTATTCTAA
- a CDS encoding DKNYY domain-containing protein, giving the protein MNIKRYLLKILLLFVLVGSVANADILVVPFYEIHENSVYYRTENGLEKLQNADAKTFEIFKESKSFGRDKNNVYYLGDKLNKIDPKTFEVVEGYYITMFKDKNGIYTFGKNYDKLKIINFKENGIDIDFNDFKVISSENPTIYRNKNDVYFQKGGKIYPIKNVDAKTFEKINGRSYLDNKYYRDKNDVYYFSSDKILKLENADRNSVNELSKNILRDKNNVYFENQQIKGLDVNSFKVIYENRISEPENLIKDKNGVYYIDENKKTLIKFKNNEIDIESFGIANKMLDDYFKDKNNVYYLEDYKLHRLDDLDIETYQNIFMTRYKKDKNNLYFKWKKVKGVNPDNIEIIENDFIKIKNILYKISNFEGKEAEIEPLSVDADTFEKIDNNYYRDKNNIYFYKDGNLQKLKNTNVKNFKMLKESSDFGKAQSNIYYKGYKLEQVDKDSFEILDEAYDGSIVKDKNSKYYHGERIK; this is encoded by the coding sequence GTGAACATTAAAAGATATTTGTTAAAAATTCTGCTTTTGTTTGTTTTGGTAGGGAGTGTTGCGAATGCAGATATTCTTGTGGTGCCTTTTTATGAAATTCATGAAAATAGTGTGTACTATAGAACAGAAAATGGATTAGAAAAGTTGCAAAATGCAGATGCGAAAACTTTTGAAATTTTTAAAGAAAGCAAATCTTTTGGAAGGGATAAAAATAATGTTTACTATTTGGGAGATAAACTGAATAAAATAGATCCAAAAACTTTTGAAGTAGTTGAAGGATACTATATTACAATGTTCAAAGATAAAAATGGAATTTATACTTTTGGAAAAAATTATGATAAATTAAAAATTATAAATTTTAAAGAAAATGGGATTGATATAGATTTTAATGATTTTAAAGTAATTTCAAGTGAAAATCCAACCATTTATAGAAATAAGAATGATGTTTATTTCCAAAAAGGCGGGAAAATTTATCCAATAAAAAATGTGGATGCGAAAACTTTTGAAAAAATAAACGGTCGTAGTTATCTTGATAATAAATATTATCGAGATAAAAATGATGTCTACTATTTTTCTAGTGACAAAATATTGAAACTAGAAAATGCAGATAGAAACAGTGTTAATGAATTAAGTAAAAATATTTTAAGAGATAAAAATAATGTCTATTTTGAAAATCAACAAATAAAAGGTTTGGATGTTAATAGTTTTAAAGTTATTTATGAAAATAGAATATCAGAACCTGAAAATTTGATAAAAGATAAAAATGGTGTCTATTATATTGATGAAAATAAAAAAACTTTAATAAAATTTAAAAATAATGAGATAGATATAGAAAGTTTTGGAATAGCAAATAAAATGTTGGATGATTATTTCAAGGATAAAAATAATGTCTATTATTTGGAGGATTATAAACTTCATAGGTTAGATGATTTGGATATTGAGACTTATCAAAATATTTTTATGACAAGATACAAAAAGGATAAAAACAATTTGTACTTTAAATGGAAAAAAGTGAAAGGTGTTAATCCTGACAATATTGAAATAATTGAAAATGATTTTATAAAAATAAAAAATATATTATATAAAATTTCTAATTTTGAAGGAAAAGAAGCTGAAATAGAACCTTTATCAGTTGATGCAGATACTTTTGAAAAAATTGACAATAATTACTATAGAGACAAGAATAATATTTATTTCTATAAAGATGGAAATTTGCAAAAATTAAAAAATACGAATGTTAAAAATTTTAAAATGTTGAAAGAAAGTTCTGATTTTGGAAAAGCTCAAAGTAACATTTATTACAAAGGATATAAATTAGAGCAAGTAGATAAAGATAGTTTTGAAATACTAGACGAAGCTTATGACGGTTCTATAGTAAAAGATAAAAATAGTAAATATTATCATGGAGAAAGAATTAAGTAA
- a CDS encoding PolC-type DNA polymerase III, with translation MARYMKIKPADNFLDKYSMKSFEIDSLSVYSEKKIIELHLKINNYNADREIEDLRKLLYKSFGNGLTLRVEYDIKPELIKDNVIGYVKFNIENYKFESERYRYLFANYEVDNIEKVLYIKLPAEHMVEEVKKSPIVNRLSSKISEVFADEERKVELTTGDFEELRKNLAEHFNNLEKPVEAKDIPKPVTSNQNQSKTTTSYNKNKYRSNTEDRKASPFSALEYLNAGEDVALEGKIFGLEIKKTKNGNLMYDFLITDYSDSISCRIFLKPDEDLEIKVGDWVKVIGIFEADRFTQEYIINTKRVDKIPSKDVKRVDNAEKKRIELHAHTNMSEMSGVMSAKDLAKRAKEFGHSAVAVTDFGVVHSYPFAYKEATEDFKIIFGIEAYVVDDEQEMITKPKDINIEEETYVVFDLETTGLDPFKDKIIEIGAVKLKGNQIIDDFSVFVNPEIPIPENITKLTSITDEMVKDAETVEVVLPKFLEFCGDSTVVAHNAKFDVGFVNQKAKGLGLDYSPSVIDTLHWARILLPDQKRFGLKNIANYFKISLENHHRAVDDAKATAEMFQKFLNMVLGRKILKLSEINTTLQTNIQNADTQNTMILVKNQAGLKTLYELVSKSHIEFFGNRKPRIPKTLLNEMRENLLLASSASIVFQNSGELARLYLRGTEKEDIEEKAKFYDYIEIYPLSNYVDAVETGEIDNIEVIKEMNQYFYELGKKLGKIVVATGDCHYLEEREAINRSVLVLGSGMGRRQFSYDKKLFFKTTDEMLKEFDYFGEDIAYEVVVANTNKINDMIEHVRPIPTGFYPPKIDGAEDQVREMSYRRLEELYGEDIPDHLKERVEKELNSIIGNGFAVLYLIAQKLVNKSVEAGYLVGSRGSVGSSIVAYLMGITEVNGLYPHYRCPKCKHTEFMMVEGSGVDYPDKDCPKCGTKYIKDGHAIPFEVFMGFNGDKVPDIDLNFSGEYQSKIHKYTEELFGSDNVFRAGTISTLAERNAFGYVKKYFEEVEGTPEISKRKAEITRIAKGCEGARKTTGQHPGGMIVVPHDKSIYDFCPVQRPANDMTSTSKTTHFDYHVMDEQLVKLDILGHDDPTTLRILQDLTGVDIYTIPLDDKEVMSLFSGTEALGVTAKDIGSPTGTSGIPEFGTSFVKQMLVDTKPKTFAELVRISGLSHGTDVWLNNAQDYVRSGTATLSEIITVRDDIMNKLIDDGLDKSLAFSIMEFVRKGQPTKNREKWIEYSTKMKEHGVQQWYIDSCEKIKYMFPKGHAVAYVMMAVRIAYFKVHYPIEFYTAFLNRKVSDFKMTMMFKPVDDLKKAKLEMDKKGNLNPKEKQELFLYEILIEMHYRGIELEQIDIYKSEAKSFKIEDGKIRMPLIAMDGLGEAVAINVVEEREKGEFLSLADLTKRTKLNKTVVELLKENKCIPELSATNQQTLF, from the coding sequence ATGGCAAGGTACATGAAAATAAAACCGGCGGATAATTTTTTAGACAAATACAGTATGAAAAGTTTTGAGATAGATAGCCTTAGTGTGTATTCTGAGAAAAAAATAATTGAACTGCATTTGAAGATAAATAATTATAACGCAGATAGGGAGATTGAGGATTTGAGGAAACTTTTGTATAAAAGTTTTGGTAATGGATTGACGTTGAGAGTGGAATATGATATTAAGCCTGAACTTATTAAAGATAATGTAATTGGATATGTGAAATTTAATATTGAAAATTATAAGTTTGAGAGTGAGAGATATCGATATTTATTTGCAAATTATGAAGTGGATAATATTGAAAAGGTACTTTATATTAAGTTACCAGCCGAGCATATGGTAGAAGAAGTGAAAAAATCTCCAATTGTTAATAGATTGAGTAGTAAAATTTCGGAAGTGTTTGCTGATGAAGAGAGAAAAGTTGAATTGACGACTGGAGATTTTGAGGAATTGAGAAAAAATTTGGCGGAACATTTTAATAATCTTGAAAAACCAGTTGAAGCTAAAGATATTCCAAAACCTGTGACTTCAAATCAAAATCAATCAAAAACTACAACTTCATACAATAAAAATAAATATAGATCAAACACTGAGGATAGAAAAGCCAGTCCTTTTAGTGCTCTTGAATATTTGAATGCTGGAGAGGATGTGGCATTAGAAGGGAAAATATTTGGATTAGAGATAAAGAAAACTAAAAATGGAAATTTGATGTATGATTTTCTGATTACAGATTATAGTGATTCAATAAGTTGTAGAATTTTTTTGAAACCAGATGAAGACTTGGAAATAAAAGTTGGAGATTGGGTAAAAGTAATTGGTATTTTTGAGGCGGATAGATTTACGCAAGAATATATAATTAATACAAAAAGAGTGGATAAGATTCCTTCAAAAGATGTAAAAAGAGTGGATAATGCTGAGAAAAAAAGGATTGAGTTACATGCACATACAAATATGAGTGAAATGAGTGGAGTTATGTCTGCTAAAGATTTAGCAAAAAGGGCAAAAGAATTTGGTCATAGTGCAGTGGCAGTTACTGATTTTGGAGTAGTTCATTCGTATCCATTTGCGTATAAGGAAGCGACTGAAGATTTTAAGATAATCTTTGGAATAGAGGCTTATGTTGTAGATGATGAGCAAGAAATGATTACGAAGCCAAAAGATATTAATATTGAAGAAGAGACTTATGTTGTGTTCGATTTGGAAACGACAGGATTGGATCCTTTTAAGGATAAAATAATCGAAATTGGTGCAGTTAAACTGAAAGGTAACCAAATAATTGATGATTTTTCTGTTTTTGTAAATCCTGAAATTCCGATACCAGAGAATATTACAAAATTGACAAGTATCACAGATGAAATGGTAAAAGATGCTGAAACAGTTGAAGTTGTATTGCCAAAATTTTTAGAATTTTGTGGAGATTCGACTGTTGTAGCTCATAATGCGAAGTTTGATGTTGGATTTGTGAATCAAAAAGCAAAAGGATTGGGGTTAGATTATTCGCCAAGTGTTATTGATACTTTACATTGGGCTAGAATATTGTTGCCAGATCAAAAAAGATTTGGATTGAAAAATATTGCCAATTATTTTAAAATTTCATTGGAAAATCACCATAGAGCGGTCGATGATGCAAAGGCAACTGCTGAAATGTTTCAGAAATTTTTAAATATGGTACTTGGTCGTAAAATATTGAAATTATCAGAAATAAATACAACTTTACAAACAAATATCCAAAATGCAGATACTCAAAATACAATGATTTTAGTAAAAAATCAAGCTGGATTAAAAACATTATATGAATTAGTTTCAAAATCTCATATTGAATTTTTTGGAAATAGAAAACCAAGAATTCCAAAAACATTATTAAACGAAATGAGAGAAAACCTGTTGTTAGCGAGTTCAGCTTCTATTGTGTTTCAAAATAGTGGAGAATTGGCGAGATTATATCTTCGTGGAACAGAAAAAGAAGATATTGAGGAAAAAGCTAAATTTTACGATTATATAGAAATTTATCCATTATCGAATTATGTAGATGCAGTTGAAACTGGGGAAATAGACAATATAGAAGTAATTAAAGAGATGAATCAATATTTTTATGAATTAGGTAAAAAGTTAGGAAAAATTGTGGTTGCTACAGGAGATTGTCATTATCTTGAAGAACGAGAAGCTATTAATAGAAGTGTTTTAGTATTAGGAAGTGGAATGGGAAGAAGACAGTTTTCTTATGATAAGAAACTTTTCTTTAAAACAACTGATGAAATGTTGAAGGAATTTGACTATTTTGGAGAAGATATTGCTTATGAAGTAGTTGTTGCAAATACTAATAAGATTAATGATATGATTGAGCATGTAAGACCGATTCCAACAGGATTTTATCCTCCGAAGATTGATGGAGCAGAAGATCAGGTTAGAGAAATGTCTTATAGGAGATTGGAAGAGCTTTATGGTGAGGATATTCCAGATCATTTGAAAGAAAGAGTTGAAAAAGAGTTAAATTCGATTATTGGAAACGGATTTGCAGTATTGTATTTGATTGCACAAAAATTGGTGAATAAATCAGTTGAAGCCGGATATTTAGTTGGTTCAAGAGGTTCGGTTGGATCTTCCATTGTTGCATATTTGATGGGAATTACCGAAGTTAATGGACTTTATCCTCATTATCGTTGTCCAAAATGTAAACACACAGAATTTATGATGGTTGAAGGAAGTGGAGTCGATTATCCTGATAAAGATTGTCCAAAATGTGGTACAAAATACATAAAAGACGGTCATGCGATACCATTTGAAGTATTTATGGGATTCAATGGAGATAAAGTTCCAGATATTGATTTGAACTTTTCTGGAGAATATCAATCAAAAATTCATAAGTATACTGAAGAATTGTTTGGTTCAGATAATGTATTTAGGGCGGGAACAATTTCTACTTTGGCTGAGCGAAATGCGTTTGGTTATGTGAAGAAATATTTTGAAGAAGTAGAAGGAACGCCAGAAATTAGCAAGAGAAAAGCGGAAATTACAAGAATTGCAAAAGGTTGTGAAGGTGCTAGAAAAACTACTGGACAGCATCCAGGTGGAATGATAGTAGTTCCACACGATAAATCAATTTACGATTTTTGTCCTGTACAAAGACCTGCAAATGATATGACTTCTACTTCAAAAACAACACATTTTGATTATCACGTAATGGACGAACAATTGGTAAAATTAGATATATTAGGACACGATGATCCAACAACATTAAGAATATTACAGGATTTGACAGGTGTTGATATATACACAATACCACTTGATGATAAAGAGGTAATGAGTTTATTTAGTGGTACTGAAGCCTTAGGAGTAACTGCAAAAGATATTGGCTCACCAACTGGAACATCGGGAATACCTGAGTTTGGAACATCTTTTGTAAAACAAATGTTAGTTGATACAAAACCAAAAACATTTGCGGAATTAGTAAGAATATCAGGACTTTCACATGGAACGGATGTTTGGTTAAATAATGCTCAAGATTATGTGCGAAGTGGGACTGCGACATTAAGTGAAATTATAACAGTTCGGGATGATATTATGAATAAACTTATTGATGATGGTTTGGATAAATCGTTAGCATTTAGTATAATGGAGTTTGTCAGAAAAGGTCAGCCTACGAAAAATAGAGAAAAATGGATTGAATACTCGACTAAAATGAAAGAACACGGCGTTCAGCAATGGTATATTGACTCATGTGAAAAGATAAAATATATGTTCCCAAAAGGACATGCTGTAGCATACGTAATGATGGCAGTTAGAATTGCTTATTTCAAAGTTCATTATCCAATTGAATTTTATACAGCATTTTTAAATAGAAAAGTTAGTGATTTCAAAATGACAATGATGTTTAAACCTGTTGACGACTTGAAAAAAGCTAAACTTGAAATGGATAAAAAAGGTAATTTGAATCCAAAAGAAAAACAAGAGCTATTTTTGTATGAGATTTTGATTGAAATGCATTACAGAGGAATTGAGTTAGAGCAAATAGATATTTATAAATCGGAAGCAAAATCATTTAAAATTGAAGATGGTAAAATTAGAATGCCATTGATTGCAATGGATGGTCTTGGAGAAGCAGTTGCAATAAATGTGGTAGAGGAAAGAGAAAAAGGAGAATTTTTATCATTGGCAGACTTAACGAAGAGAACAAAATTAAATAAAACAGTTGTAGAATTATTAAAAGAAAATAAATGTATACCTGAATTATCAGCAACGAATCAGCAAACATTGTTTTAG
- a CDS encoding C40 family peptidase, whose protein sequence is MRKKGFFTSVLMLLAMVPGNLHAKAKAKKITKNKTSLAHKGTKHSTKKRISSASSSGMYSTTKNNRSPIVTKKMNELRKYHEKVLHSGTPAQKKKVFAQKKLLASYNNWKGTKYAWGGDSKRGIDCSALTRRVYREVYHKELPRVSTQQVKLGRKVATKNLQPGDILFFKPGGRTNHTTVYVGNSLFINASSSKGVVMSSLKSPYWKKYYKYSVRINKNT, encoded by the coding sequence ATGAGAAAAAAAGGATTTTTTACATCTGTCCTTATGTTACTGGCTATGGTTCCAGGAAATTTACATGCAAAAGCGAAAGCAAAGAAAATTACAAAAAATAAGACAAGTTTGGCACATAAAGGAACAAAACATTCTACAAAAAAAAGAATATCTTCAGCAAGTTCTTCAGGTATGTATTCAACAACTAAAAACAACAGATCTCCAATTGTTACAAAAAAAATGAATGAGCTTAGAAAATATCATGAAAAAGTTCTTCATTCAGGAACTCCTGCTCAAAAAAAGAAAGTTTTTGCTCAAAAAAAATTATTGGCATCTTATAATAATTGGAAAGGTACAAAATATGCTTGGGGTGGTGATTCTAAGAGAGGAATTGACTGTTCTGCATTGACACGTAGAGTTTATCGTGAAGTTTATCATAAAGAATTACCTAGAGTTTCTACTCAACAAGTTAAGTTAGGAAGAAAAGTCGCTACAAAAAATTTACAGCCAGGGGATATTTTATTTTTTAAACCAGGAGGAAGAACGAATCATACAACCGTTTACGTTGGAAATTCATTGTTTATTAATGCTTCATCTTCTAAAGGTGTGGTTATGTCTTCTTTGAAAAGTCCTTACTGGAAAAAATATTATAAATATTCTGTTAGAATAAACAAAAATACTTAG
- a CDS encoding YebC/PmpR family DNA-binding transcriptional regulator has protein sequence MGRHGTIAGRKEAQDKKRAASFTKLVRLITVAARGGENPEFNVALKHAIEKAKAINMPNDNINRAIKKGAGTDGSTAFETLNYEGYGPAGVAIIVEALTDNKNRTASSVKMAFDRNGGNLGVSGSVSYMFGRKGEIIIEKTDAIDEEALMEVALEAGMEDMETLEDSFYITTETANFDAVADALRNAGYELLEADIQYLPSIEVESLGEEDLQKLKKLIDTLENDDDVQKVHHNYAGEL, from the coding sequence ATGGGAAGACATGGTACAATAGCTGGACGTAAAGAAGCACAAGATAAAAAAAGAGCTGCTTCATTCACTAAACTTGTTAGATTGATTACAGTTGCTGCAAGAGGTGGAGAAAATCCAGAATTTAACGTAGCATTAAAACATGCTATTGAAAAAGCAAAAGCGATAAATATGCCTAATGACAACATTAACAGAGCAATAAAAAAAGGAGCGGGAACTGATGGTTCAACAGCTTTTGAAACATTAAACTATGAAGGATATGGACCTGCAGGAGTTGCAATTATCGTTGAAGCTCTTACTGATAACAAAAACAGAACAGCTTCATCTGTAAAAATGGCTTTTGATAGAAATGGTGGAAATCTTGGAGTTTCTGGATCAGTTTCATATATGTTTGGAAGAAAAGGTGAAATCATTATAGAAAAAACTGACGCAATTGACGAAGAAGCATTGATGGAAGTTGCTCTTGAAGCTGGAATGGAAGATATGGAAACTTTAGAAGATAGTTTCTACATCACAACTGAAACTGCAAATTTTGATGCTGTAGCTGATGCGTTAAGAAACGCTGGATATGAGTTATTAGAAGCAGATATTCAATATTTACCATCTATCGAAGTAGAATCTTTAGGAGAAGAAGATTTACAAAAATTGAAAAAATTAATTGATACTCTAGAAAATGACGACGATGTACAAAAAGTTCATCACAATTATGCTGGAGAATTATAA